The DNA segment CGCCGCAGTCGCAGCTCAAGCGCCATCATCCGCTGGTCAATGGCGTGCTCAAGACCCTGTGCAGCCTTGAACTGCCGCTGATGGGCAGCAATCGTCTGGCCGGTCTGAGCGTGTTTGTGCTGGCGCGTAAACCGTGACCTCAAGCGACAAGAAAGCGCTGATTCAGCGCGGTCTGCGCTTTGCCATGACCGGTCTGTTCGTCACCGCGCTGCATGCGCTGGTGGCGGTGCTGTTCATCAATTTCGTTGCGCCCCAACCGCCGCTGGCCAACGGTGTGGCGTTTGCCGTGGCGACGGTGGTGTCCTATGTGATCAACACCACCTGGAGTTTTTCGGCCCGTTTGCATGGCAAAACCCTGCTGCGCTTCATGCTGGTTTCCGGCGGTGGGTTCTTGCTGGCGATGTTCGTCGCGTGGGCCGCGCAGATTGCCGGGCTTCATTACTTGCTGGGCATCGGCGCCGTAGCGTTGATCATTCCGGCATTCACCTTCGTGCTGCATAACTTCTGGACGTATCGATGAGGGATCTGAATAAACATCCGGCCCTCGCGCTGTTGCCGCTGCTGCTGGGCGCATTAGCGTTTTTCCTGGTGATCGGCCCGCGTGCCCTCGATCCGCAAAACATTGCCTGGCTCCGGGACGGTGATCCGGCGACGCATTACCTGGGCTGGGTTTTCTTTCGCCACTCACCCTGGACCTTTCCTCTCGGGCTGAACCCGTCCTATGGGATGGAACTGGGCAGCGCGATCATTTTTTCCGACTCCAATCCGCTGCTGGCGCTGTTGTTCAAACCGTTCAATGGCTGGTTGCCGGAGACGTTCCAGTATTTCGGTTTATGGCTGCTGGCGTGTTTCATTCTGCAGGCCTGGTTTGCCTGGAAGCTGCTCGGCTTGATCACCGACAACCCCCTATTGCGCCTGCTCGGCGCCGGGCTCCTGGTGTTTTCGCCGCCGATGTTTCTGCGTACCGGTGGACATCTTTCGCTGGTCGGGCACTTCCTGATTCTCGCGGCGCTGTATCTGGCACTTCACCCGGCACTTGAGCGCCGACGTTTGACGTGGGGGGCATTGCTCGCCGTGACGGCATTGGTTCACGCGTACCTGTTGGGCATGGTGGCGCTGATCTGGGTCGCGGATCTGTTGGGCAAGTTGTGGGCTGGCAAGCTGACTCGCCGTCAGATCCTTATCGAGCTGGGCGGCTTGTTCGCGCTGGTGAGCCTGTGCTGCTGGCAGGCGGGTTATTTCAGTATTACCGATGGTGCGGCGGGCGGCGGTTTCGGCTTTTATCGAATGAACCTGCTGTCGCTGGTAGACGCAGACGGTTGGTCGTTTGTCTTGCCAGGTATTCCCAAGGGGGCAGGCGATTACGAAGGTTTCAACTACCTGGGTCTAGGTGTTTTGTTGCTTCTGCCGCTGGCCGCTATCGGCTGGTACAGAAGCGGCATCTCGCTGAAGACATTGTTGTGCAGTCGACCTTTATTGCTGTTGGCGTTCATCGGATTGACGCTGTTCGCGCTGTCGAACCAGATCGGTTTCGGCCTGCAGACGTTCGGCTATCCGCTGCCAAAATTCGTGCTGCGTGCAGCGAGTATTTTTCGCGCTTCGGGCCGGATGTTCTGGCCGGTGTTCTATGCCATCGTGATTCTGCTCACCTACCTGGTGGTGCGCGGGTATCGGCCGCGTATCGCCATGGGGCTGCTGGCGCTGGCGCTGGTGGTGCAAGTCGTCGATACCCGGATTGCATGGGCTGGTTTGCGAGCGGCGAAAATGCTGCCCGAAGCTTCGGTTTGGGTCAGCCCGATGCATGATCCGTTCTGGGCCAGTGCAGCGGCGCACTACAAGAGCATCCGTGCCGTGACGCCGAAAAATCAGCCTGATCAGTGGCAGGCGATTGCCGATTTTGCCGGCACTCATGGGTTGAAAACCGACGCGGCTTACCTGGGGCGTACGAGCCCCAAGGCGCTGGACAAACTGTTGCGCACAACGCAAAGCCAAGTCGCCAGCGGCCAGTACGACAGCGATTCGCTGTACATCCTCGATGACGACGCGCTGGAGCTGGCGGTCAAGAGCATTCACAGCGACACCGATCTGTTGACCCGGGTCGACGACTTTGTCGTGCTGGCCCCGGGCTGGAAACACTGTAATGACTGTCTGGCGATGGTCGATCAGGGGCGAGCGCTGTCGTCGATACCCTTGAGCCAGCCGGGACTGGTCCAGACGTTCAACCGCAGCACCCGGCAACTGGTCAAAGGCTGGTCCACGCCGGAAGCCTGGGGTACCTGGAGTGATGGACAGGATGCAGAATTGCGACTGCGCGTCGCTCCCGGATCGCATGCGCTGGTGATTGATGCCCTGGCCTTTGCCATGCCGCCGAACCTCAGTCAGCGGGTGATCGTCAGCATCAATGGCGTAGAGGCGTTGTCGACGCGGCTGACTCAGGTGCAGGGCAATCGGCTGGAAATACCGCTCAGCGCAGCGCAGGTGGCCGAGGAATATCTGAATGTCCAATTGCATCTGCCCGATGCGATCAGCCCGAAAAAACTCGGGTTCAATGACGATGCGCGAGTCATGGGGCTGGGGTTGAAAACCCTGACGGTTCAGTGAAATTGTCGAACAAACCGCCAATCGTCTGATAGACGTCAGTCCCAAGGACTTCATACACTGCCGACAGTCTGGGGAGCGGGGGCAATGGATGAATCGAAATGAATTACGCAAGGCCGACATCAACCTGATGGTGGTGTTCGAGACCTTGATGCTCGAACGCAACGTGACCCGGGCGGCGGAAAAGCTGTTTCTCGGCCAGCCGACCATCAGTTCGGCGCTCAATCGCTTGCGCGCGATGTTCAATGATCCGCTGTTCATTCGCGTCGGCCATCGCATGGAGCCGACTGCCCGAGCCGAGGAACTGTTCAAATACCTGTCGCCGGCCCTCGACTCACTGTCTGTGGCCCTGAGCCTGACCCACGACTTCGACCCGGCCGTGAGCAACATGACGTTCCGGATCGGCCTGTCCGATGACGTCGAGTTCGGTCTGTTGCCTCCGTTGTTGCGGTCGCTGCGCCAAGAGGCTCCCAGCGTGGTATTCGTGGTGCAGCACGTCGATTACTGGCGCATCCCCGACCTGCTGGCCGCCGGCGACATCACCGTCGGCATCAGCCAGACCCGGGGTTTGCCGGCCAATGCCAAGCGCAAACTGCTGCGGCATATCCAGCCGAGCATCCTGCGCGCCGATGCCTCGGATTCGCCGCTGACCCTCGACGAATACTGTTCACGTCCGCACGTGCTGGTGTCGCACACGGCCAACATCAGCGGCTATGCCGATGAATGGCTCGCGGAAATCGGCCGCACTCGGCATGTGGTGTTGTCGGTGCCGCAATACAGCGCGCTGCCGGCGTTGCTGGCCGGTACTGATCTGATCGCCAGCCTGCCGGACTACACCGCCGAAGCCATGGCCGCCTCCGGGCTGCTGTTCAAGGAACCGTTCCCGTTCAAAACGCCGATGCTGGATCTGTCGATGGTCTGGCTCAGCCACGTCGACAGCGATCCGGCCGAGCGCTGGCTGCGTTCGCGGCTTGAGGCGTTCATGAGTGAACGGCCACTGACCGCGCCCTGACCCCCACACAAATCTTTTGTAGGAGTGAGCCTGCTCGCGATGAGGGTGTGTCAGTCACATCAATGTTGTCTGACACAGCGCTTTCGCGAGCAGGCTCACTCCTACAAGGGTTTGCGTTCGTCAGGTCCGCCTGCTTTGCTCAATGACAATGACCCCGGCTGGAGACCAGTCCGATGAGCATTTCCCGTTCGTTGCTGCGTGGGCGCGGCAGTCTCGACAGTGGCAAGGTCGGCATGGTCGAGCTGTTTTTCGATCTGGTGTTTGTGTTTGCCGTGACTCAGCTCTCGCATTCGCTGCTCGCGCATTTGTCGATCCTGGGCGCGGTGCAGGTGGCGCTGTTGATGGTCGCGGTGTGGTGGGTGTGGATTTTTACTTCGTGGATCACTAACTGGCTCGACCCGGAAAAACTGCCGATCCGTCTCGGCCTGTTCGGGCTGATGATCGCCGGTCTGTTGCTGTCGTCCTCGATCCCCAAGGCTTTCACCGAGCGCGGACTGATGTTTGCCTCGGCGTTCGTGTTCATGCAGGTCGGGCGCACGCTGTTTGCGATCTGGGCGGTGCGTGGCGAGTCGCTGAGCATGACCCGCAACTTCCAGCGGATACTGGCGTGGTTGATGCTTTCCGGAGTGTTCTGGATCGCCGGAGCCTTTCTCGACGGACAGCAGCGTCTACTGTGCTGGACGCTGGCGCTGTTGATCGAACTGATCTCGCCTTCGCTGTATTTCTGGGTGCCGGGACTGGGGCGGTCGTCGTTGAGCGACTGGAACGTCGAAGGCAACCACATGGCCGAGCGTTGCGCACTGTTCGTGATCATCGCCCTGGGCGAGTCGTTGCTAGTCACCGGTGCGACTTTTGCCGAACTGACGCTGAGCCTCACCGGGGTCATCGCGTTTCTGGTGGCGGTACTGGGCAGCATCGGCATGTGGTGGGTGTACTTCGACAGCGGCGCCGAGCGCGCCCATCACCGTATCGCGCATTCGAGCGACCCGGGGCGCCAGGCGCGCATCGCCTACACCTACCTGCATGTGCTGATTGTTGCCGGGGTGATTGTCAGTGCGGTGGCCGACGAACTGGTGCTGGTGCATCCGGATCACGCCAGTGACGCCGGGATCCTGGTGATCGTGGGCGGGCCTTGGCTGTTTCTGTTGGGCAATG comes from the Pseudomonas sp. RSB 5.4 genome and includes:
- a CDS encoding GtrA family protein, producing MTSSDKKALIQRGLRFAMTGLFVTALHALVAVLFINFVAPQPPLANGVAFAVATVVSYVINTTWSFSARLHGKTLLRFMLVSGGGFLLAMFVAWAAQIAGLHYLLGIGAVALIIPAFTFVLHNFWTYR
- a CDS encoding DUF6311 domain-containing protein, translated to MRDLNKHPALALLPLLLGALAFFLVIGPRALDPQNIAWLRDGDPATHYLGWVFFRHSPWTFPLGLNPSYGMELGSAIIFSDSNPLLALLFKPFNGWLPETFQYFGLWLLACFILQAWFAWKLLGLITDNPLLRLLGAGLLVFSPPMFLRTGGHLSLVGHFLILAALYLALHPALERRRLTWGALLAVTALVHAYLLGMVALIWVADLLGKLWAGKLTRRQILIELGGLFALVSLCCWQAGYFSITDGAAGGGFGFYRMNLLSLVDADGWSFVLPGIPKGAGDYEGFNYLGLGVLLLLPLAAIGWYRSGISLKTLLCSRPLLLLAFIGLTLFALSNQIGFGLQTFGYPLPKFVLRAASIFRASGRMFWPVFYAIVILLTYLVVRGYRPRIAMGLLALALVVQVVDTRIAWAGLRAAKMLPEASVWVSPMHDPFWASAAAHYKSIRAVTPKNQPDQWQAIADFAGTHGLKTDAAYLGRTSPKALDKLLRTTQSQVASGQYDSDSLYILDDDALELAVKSIHSDTDLLTRVDDFVVLAPGWKHCNDCLAMVDQGRALSSIPLSQPGLVQTFNRSTRQLVKGWSTPEAWGTWSDGQDAELRLRVAPGSHALVIDALAFAMPPNLSQRVIVSINGVEALSTRLTQVQGNRLEIPLSAAQVAEEYLNVQLHLPDAISPKKLGFNDDARVMGLGLKTLTVQ
- a CDS encoding LysR substrate-binding domain-containing protein, coding for MNRNELRKADINLMVVFETLMLERNVTRAAEKLFLGQPTISSALNRLRAMFNDPLFIRVGHRMEPTARAEELFKYLSPALDSLSVALSLTHDFDPAVSNMTFRIGLSDDVEFGLLPPLLRSLRQEAPSVVFVVQHVDYWRIPDLLAAGDITVGISQTRGLPANAKRKLLRHIQPSILRADASDSPLTLDEYCSRPHVLVSHTANISGYADEWLAEIGRTRHVVLSVPQYSALPALLAGTDLIASLPDYTAEAMAASGLLFKEPFPFKTPMLDLSMVWLSHVDSDPAERWLRSRLEAFMSERPLTAP
- a CDS encoding low temperature requirement protein A, which produces MSISRSLLRGRGSLDSGKVGMVELFFDLVFVFAVTQLSHSLLAHLSILGAVQVALLMVAVWWVWIFTSWITNWLDPEKLPIRLGLFGLMIAGLLLSSSIPKAFTERGLMFASAFVFMQVGRTLFAIWAVRGESLSMTRNFQRILAWLMLSGVFWIAGAFLDGQQRLLCWTLALLIELISPSLYFWVPGLGRSSLSDWNVEGNHMAERCALFVIIALGESLLVTGATFAELTLSLTGVIAFLVAVLGSIGMWWVYFDSGAERAHHRIAHSSDPGRQARIAYTYLHVLIVAGVIVSAVADELVLVHPDHASDAGILVIVGGPWLFLLGNALFKWVMSDRPLPPLSHVAGLVLLALALPLALNQWVSALMLGALTTAIVVLVALWESLALRQPPASITAEKAAGE